A stretch of Vicia villosa cultivar HV-30 ecotype Madison, WI unplaced genomic scaffold, Vvil1.0 ctg.002339F_1_1, whole genome shotgun sequence DNA encodes these proteins:
- the LOC131638591 gene encoding tropinone reductase homolog isoform X3, whose product MAESKLSSVKDKRWSLEGMTALVTGGTRGIGYAIVEELAEFGAAVHICSRNEDDINKCLEEWKSKGFNVTGSVCDILSHEQRKTLMENVSSIFHGKLNILVNNAAKPSMKKILDNTEEDLTSIVGTNFVAGYNLCQLAHPLLKESGYGSIVFTSSIAGLRAIPVLSVYASTKGAVNIFTKNLALEWAKDNIRANAVAPGPVKTELLGSIMVCIYPSINGIVSQTPMDRMGEIREISSLVAFLCLPAASYITGQVIAIDGGFTA is encoded by the exons ATGGCTGAATCAAAGTTGAGCAGCGTGAAGGATAAAAGATGGTCATTGGAGGGTATGACTGCATTAGTGACGGGAGGAACCCGTGGCATTGG GTACGCAATTGTGGAAGAGTTGGCAGAATTTGGAGCAGCAGTGCATATATGTTCACGTAATGAAGATGATATTAACAAATGTTTGGAAGAGTGGAAAAGCAAAGGATTTAACGTAACTGGATCAGTATGTGATATATTAAGTCATGAACAACGCAAGACTTTAATGGAAAATGTTTCTTCCATCTTTCATGGAAAGCTCAATATTCTA GTCAACAATGCTGCAAAACCTTCAATGAAGAAAATATTAGATAATACTGAAGAGGATTTAACAAGTATAGTTGGTACCAATTTTGTGGCTGGTTACAATTTGTGTCAACTTGCACATCCACTTCTAAAGGAGTCTGGATATGGAAGCATAGTTTTTACTTCATCCATCGCTGGTTTAAGAGCTATTCCTGTTTTATCGGTTTATGCATCCACAAAAG GAGCGGTGAATATATTCACCAAGAACTTAGCATTAGAATGGGCAAAGGATAATATTCGTGCAAATGCTGTTGCACCTGGACCTGTCAAGACTGAACTTTTGGGATCAATTATGGTATGCATTTATCCAT CTATAAATGGTATAGTGTCTCAAACTCCTATGGATCGTATGGGAGAGATTAGAGAGATATCCTCGTTAGTTGCTTTTCTTTGTCTTCCAGCTGCATCTTATATTACTGGACAAGTTATAGCTATTGACGGAGGTTTCACTGCTTAG
- the LOC131638591 gene encoding tropinone reductase homolog isoform X4, with translation MAESKLSSVKDKRWSLEGMTALVTGGTRGIGYAIVEELAEFGAAVHICSRNEDDINKCLEEWKSKGFNVTGSVCDILSHEQRKTLMENVSSIFHGKLNILVNNAAKPSSLRAIPVLSVYASTKGAVNIFTKNLALEWAKDNIRANAVAPGPVKTELLGSIMDASEGGGAINGIVSQTPMDRMGEIREISSLVAFLCLPAASYITGQVIAIDGGFTA, from the exons ATGGCTGAATCAAAGTTGAGCAGCGTGAAGGATAAAAGATGGTCATTGGAGGGTATGACTGCATTAGTGACGGGAGGAACCCGTGGCATTGG GTACGCAATTGTGGAAGAGTTGGCAGAATTTGGAGCAGCAGTGCATATATGTTCACGTAATGAAGATGATATTAACAAATGTTTGGAAGAGTGGAAAAGCAAAGGATTTAACGTAACTGGATCAGTATGTGATATATTAAGTCATGAACAACGCAAGACTTTAATGGAAAATGTTTCTTCCATCTTTCATGGAAAGCTCAATATTCTA GTCAACAATGCTGCAAAACCTTCAA GTTTAAGAGCTATTCCTGTTTTATCGGTTTATGCATCCACAAAAG GAGCGGTGAATATATTCACCAAGAACTTAGCATTAGAATGGGCAAAGGATAATATTCGTGCAAATGCTGTTGCACCTGGACCTGTCAAGACTGAACTTTTGGGATCAATTATG GATGCGTCTGAAGGGGGTGGAGCTATAAATGGTATAGTGTCTCAAACTCCTATGGATCGTATGGGAGAGATTAGAGAGATATCCTCGTTAGTTGCTTTTCTTTGTCTTCCAGCTGCATCTTATATTACTGGACAAGTTATAGCTATTGACGGAGGTTTCACTGCTTAG
- the LOC131638591 gene encoding tropinone reductase homolog isoform X2 produces MAESKLSSVKDKRWSLEGMTALVTGGTRGIGYAIVEELAEFGAAVHICSRNEDDINKCLEEWKSKGFNVTGSVCDILSHEQRKTLMENVSSIFHGKLNILVNNAAKPSMKKILDNTEEDLTSIVGTNFVAGYNLCQLAHPLLKESGYGSIVFTSSIAGLRAIPVLSVYASTKGAVNIFTKNLALEWAKDNIRANAVAPGPVKTELLGSIMDASEGGGAINGIVSQTPMDRMGEIREISSLVAFLCLPAASYITGQVIAIDGGFTA; encoded by the exons ATGGCTGAATCAAAGTTGAGCAGCGTGAAGGATAAAAGATGGTCATTGGAGGGTATGACTGCATTAGTGACGGGAGGAACCCGTGGCATTGG GTACGCAATTGTGGAAGAGTTGGCAGAATTTGGAGCAGCAGTGCATATATGTTCACGTAATGAAGATGATATTAACAAATGTTTGGAAGAGTGGAAAAGCAAAGGATTTAACGTAACTGGATCAGTATGTGATATATTAAGTCATGAACAACGCAAGACTTTAATGGAAAATGTTTCTTCCATCTTTCATGGAAAGCTCAATATTCTA GTCAACAATGCTGCAAAACCTTCAATGAAGAAAATATTAGATAATACTGAAGAGGATTTAACAAGTATAGTTGGTACCAATTTTGTGGCTGGTTACAATTTGTGTCAACTTGCACATCCACTTCTAAAGGAGTCTGGATATGGAAGCATAGTTTTTACTTCATCCATCGCTGGTTTAAGAGCTATTCCTGTTTTATCGGTTTATGCATCCACAAAAG GAGCGGTGAATATATTCACCAAGAACTTAGCATTAGAATGGGCAAAGGATAATATTCGTGCAAATGCTGTTGCACCTGGACCTGTCAAGACTGAACTTTTGGGATCAATTATG GATGCGTCTGAAGGGGGTGGAGCTATAAATGGTATAGTGTCTCAAACTCCTATGGATCGTATGGGAGAGATTAGAGAGATATCCTCGTTAGTTGCTTTTCTTTGTCTTCCAGCTGCATCTTATATTACTGGACAAGTTATAGCTATTGACGGAGGTTTCACTGCTTAG
- the LOC131638591 gene encoding tropinone reductase homolog isoform X1, whose product MAESKLSSVKDKRWSLEGMTALVTGGTRGIGYAIVEELAEFGAAVHICSRNEDDINKCLEEWKSKGFNVTGSVCDILSHEQRKTLMENVSSIFHGKLNILVNNAAKPSMKKILDNTEEDLTSIVGTNFVAGYNLCQLAHPLLKESGYGSIVFTSSIAGLRAIPVLSVYASTKGAVNIFTKNLALEWAKDNIRANAVAPGPVKTELLDCYLQDASEGGGAINGIVSQTPMDRMGEIREISSLVAFLCLPAASYITGQVIAIDGGFTA is encoded by the exons ATGGCTGAATCAAAGTTGAGCAGCGTGAAGGATAAAAGATGGTCATTGGAGGGTATGACTGCATTAGTGACGGGAGGAACCCGTGGCATTGG GTACGCAATTGTGGAAGAGTTGGCAGAATTTGGAGCAGCAGTGCATATATGTTCACGTAATGAAGATGATATTAACAAATGTTTGGAAGAGTGGAAAAGCAAAGGATTTAACGTAACTGGATCAGTATGTGATATATTAAGTCATGAACAACGCAAGACTTTAATGGAAAATGTTTCTTCCATCTTTCATGGAAAGCTCAATATTCTA GTCAACAATGCTGCAAAACCTTCAATGAAGAAAATATTAGATAATACTGAAGAGGATTTAACAAGTATAGTTGGTACCAATTTTGTGGCTGGTTACAATTTGTGTCAACTTGCACATCCACTTCTAAAGGAGTCTGGATATGGAAGCATAGTTTTTACTTCATCCATCGCTGGTTTAAGAGCTATTCCTGTTTTATCGGTTTATGCATCCACAAAAG GAGCGGTGAATATATTCACCAAGAACTTAGCATTAGAATGGGCAAAGGATAATATTCGTGCAAATGCTGTTGCACCTGGACCTGTCAAGACTGAACTTTTGG ATTGCTATTTACAGGATGCGTCTGAAGGGGGTGGAGCTATAAATGGTATAGTGTCTCAAACTCCTATGGATCGTATGGGAGAGATTAGAGAGATATCCTCGTTAGTTGCTTTTCTTTGTCTTCCAGCTGCATCTTATATTACTGGACAAGTTATAGCTATTGACGGAGGTTTCACTGCTTAG